In the genome of Pseudorasbora parva isolate DD20220531a chromosome 10, ASM2467924v1, whole genome shotgun sequence, one region contains:
- the fbxo34 gene encoding F-box only protein 34, which produces MPQKCETISYCNPTPYREPRLRASNPPSVWRFTTMHLKPYPKPQDQEIHLESVHDGTRGLHADQQGVLRKEWGARQSCGLMGSSGNGTANRSPLGVISTNTLRCNINSGTNAPNRVSGARKSRASSVTTFTSSLVLLSPSTGLENEGSLRIYQGEDAEGSLDIWAVIKPGNTKEKIAIFAAQKCGNTCNSVIDNTSTPQETEAIAPELRTVSVKNKGCWDGDWSVAKRRRRSGNPDKLKSVEPPLPKPEIQKVSQQEALNENINPCQEVAEDAVRMEGEEDEKILSVVEMVAYLEQRASDQQVSSKPPSLRSTSSITLSKVGTVSQLAEQQSKVAEPLEVQEEESESVRVLDMVAKLESQCLSRQGLREGGGDLSRSSSLRRKVGRVLLAGSEPYLLPSQPVSPTVPQDCRAESVPQDQASELDNLRSPSKTLELTESLQCGLDNSTLKEEESSCIVREETSTAVEMVNNLQSSSKDASSECNEEPLPGMLFFAKSSPQPLKELNLPSSSKSRSQNKEPPHIQEIERSVDTLVSFREESIDGLLGEQNHQNFEETKGVETCVVSQESVPFPLRRLVSHEFLETRFKIQLLLEPQQYMAFLPHHIIVKIFCLLPTESLAALKCTCHYFKFIIESYGVRPADSRWVSDPRYKDDPCKQCKKRYDRGDVSLCRWHHKPYCQALPYGPGYWMCCRRSHKDTPGCNVGLHDNRWVPAFHSINMPIYKKNRDTDEDS; this is translated from the coding sequence GTTTACCACCATGCACCTCAAGCCATACCCCAAACCACAAGATCAAGAGATACATCTGGAATCTGTGCACGATGGAACAAGAGGCCTCCATGCCGACCAGCAGGGAGTGCTCAGGAAAGAGTGGGGCGCTCGCCAGTCGTGTGGCCTCATGGGCTCATCTGGCAACGGCACAGCCAACCGTAGTCCCCTCGGTGTTATCTCCACCAACACCCTCCGATGTAACATAAACAGTGGGACCAATGCACCAAATAGAGTTAGTGGAGCACGCAAAAGCAGAGCATCTTCTGTCACAACATTTACCAGTTCTTTAGTTCTGCTCTCACCTTCGACTGGTTTGGAGAATGAAGGCTCACTTAGGATCTACCAAGGGGAGGATGCAGAGGGATCTTTGGATATATGGGCTGTCATTAAACCTGGGAACACAAAAGAGAAAATTGCCATTTTTGCAGCTCAGAAGTGTGGCAATACTTGCAATAGTGTTATTGACAACACCTCAACACCTCAAGAAACAGAAGCCATTGCTCCAGAGCTGCGCACTGTCTCTGTGAAAAACAAAGGCTGCTGGGATggtgactggtctgtggctaagCGCAGGAGGAGGTCTGGAAACCCAGACAAATTGAAAAGTGTAGAACCTCCTTTACCAAAACCTGAAATACAGAAAGTATCTCAACAAGAAGCCCTCAATGAGAACATCAATCCATGCCAAGAAGTTGCAGAGGATGCTGTCAGAAtggagggagaggaagatgaAAAGATTCTCTCTGTGGTGGAGATGGTGGCATACTTGGAGCAAAGAGCCAGTGACCAGCAGGTTAGCTCCAAACCCCCATCTTTACGAAGCACCAGCAGCATCACTTTGTCCAAAGTTGGAACGGTCTCTCAGCTTGCAGAGCAGCAGTCCAAGGTTGCAGAACCGCTGGAGGTCCAGGAGGAGGAAAGTGAGTCTGTTCGAGTTCTGGATATGGTGGCCAAGTTGGAGTCTCAGTGCCTGAGCAGACAAGGCCTCCGGGAAGGCGGAGGAGACCTCTCTCGAAGCAGCAGCTTACGAAGGAAGGTGGGACGTGTGCTTCTAGCAGGGTCAGAACCTTACCTGCTGCCATCACAGCCAGTGTCACCTACTGTCCCTCAGGACTGTAGAGCTGAGAGTGTCCCACAAGATCAAGCTAGTGAATTAGACAATCTGCGTTCCCCATCTAAGACCCTTGAGTTGACAGAGTCCTTGCAGTGTGGTCTTGATAACAGCACCCTTAAGGAGGAAGAAAGTTCTTGCATTGTAAGAGAGGAAACTAGCACAGCTGTTGAGATGGTAAATAACCTTCAGTCCTCATCAAAGGATGCCAGCTCAGAGTGCAATGAGGAACCACTACCAGGCATGTTGTTTTTTGCCAAATCTTCTCCTCAGCCTCTGAAAGAGCTGAACCTACCATCCTCATCAAAGAGCAGATCTCAGAACAAAGAGCCTCCACACATACAGGAAATTGAGCGTTCTGTGGACACTTTAGTGTCTTTCAGAGAGGAGAGTATAGATGGACTTCTGGGTGAGCAAAATCATCAAAACTTTGAGGAGACAAAGGGAGTAGAGACTTGCGTAGTTAGTCAGGAGTCTGTGCCTTTTCCATTACGCCGCCTAGTGTCTCATGAATTCCTAGAAACTCGCTTTAAGATCCAGCTACTTTTGGAGCCTCAGCAGTACATGGCTTTCCTGCCTCACCACATCATTGTAAAGATATTTTGCTTGCTGCCTACGGAGAGCCTGGCTGCCCTCAAGTGCACCTGCCATTACTTTAAATTTATCATTGAGAGTTATGGCGTACGGCCGGCAGACTCTCGTTGGGTTAGTGATCCACGCTACAAAGACGATCCCTGCAAGCAGTGCAAGAAGCGGTATGACCGCGGTGATGTTTCGCTCTGCCGATGGCATCATAAGCCCTACTGCCAGGCACTGCCATATGGCCCAGGCTACTGGATGTGCTGCCGCAGATCTCACAAAGACACACCTGGATGCAACGTGGGACTTCATGACAACCGCTGGGTCCCTGCCTTTCATAGCATCAACATGCCAATTTACAAGAAAAACAGAGACACTGACGAGGACTCATAG